A part of Astatotilapia calliptera chromosome 15, fAstCal1.2, whole genome shotgun sequence genomic DNA contains:
- the ccn2a gene encoding CCN family member 2a, translated as MVAEMKKMILLPLLCIMLSYMAAGQECSGQCSCPSTPPQCPPGVSLVLDGCGCCRVCAKQMGELCTEKDVCDPHKGLYCDFGAPNNRRIGVCTARDGATCVFGGTVYRSGETFQSSCKYQCTCLDGAIGCVPLCSMDIRLPSPDCPNPRRVKVPGKCCEEWECGSSDTKENETPTTKSFMGPVLSAYRKEETYGPDPFMMRENCLVQTTEWSACSKTCGLGVSTRVTNDNRECRLEKQTRLCMVRPCESQLEQSIRKGKKCIRTPRVSKPMKFEISGCTTTKSYRPKFCGVCLDGRCCTPHRTTTLPMEFKCPDGEVMKKHMMFIKSCACHYNCPGENDIFESMYYKKMMGDMA; from the exons ATGGTTGCTGAGATGAAGAAAATGATTTTGCTGCCTCTGCTGTGCATCATGCTTTCCTACATG GCTGCAGGTCAGGAGTGCAGCGGCCAGTGTTCGTGCCCGTCCACCCCTCCTCAGTGCCCCCCAGGTGTCAGCCTGGTGCTGGATGGCTGTGGCTGCTGCAGGGTGTGTGCCAAACAGATGGGGGAGCTCTGCACTGAGAAAGACGTCTGTGACCCGCACAAAGGCCTCTACTGTGACTTCGGAGCTCCCAACAACAGACGCATAGGAGTTTGCACAG CTCGAGACGGAGCCACTTGTGTGTTTGGCGGAACGGTGTACAGGAGTGGAGAGACTTTCCAGAGCAGCTGCAAGTACCAGTGTACCTGTCTGGACGGAGCCATCGGTTGTGTGCCTCTTTGCTCCATGGACATCCGGCTGCCCAGCCCAGACTGCCCCAACCCAAGGCGTGTGAAAGTGCCTGGAAAGTGTTGTGAGGAGTGGGAATGTGGTTCTTCCGACACAAAGGAGAATGAAACTCCCACCACAAAAAGCTTCATGGGCCCTGTTTTATCTG CATACAGGAAGGAGGAGACCTATGGCCCAGATCCTTTTATGATGAGAGAGAACTGCCTGGTTCAGACGACTGAATGGAGCGCCTGCTCGAAGACATGCGGCCTGGGAGTATCTACCAGGGTCACCAACGATAACCGTGAATGCCGCCTAGAAAAACAGACCCGGCTGTGCATGGTGAGACCATGCGAGTCTCAGCTGGAGCAGAGCATTAGG AAAGGGAAAAAGTGCATCCGTACTCCGAGAGTCTCCAAACCCATGAAGTTTGAGATCTCTGGCTGCACCACCACCAAGTCCTACAGGCCAAAGTTCTGCGGCGTCTGCCTGGACGGCCGCTGCTGCACCCCACACAGGACCACCACCCTGCCCATGGAGTTCAAATGTCCTGATGGAGAAGTCATGAAGAAGCACATGATGTTCATCAAGTCCTGTGCCTGCCACTACAACTGCCCCGGGGAGAACGACATCTTCGAATCCATGTATTACAAGAAGATGATGGGAGACATGGCGTGA